The genomic region CCGCCCCCGAAATCTTCGGGAAAGTCTTTCGCGCGGCGCCGCCACGCTAGAAATGCTCTGCATTAGATGGCCGTCGAAATGGTATGACTTCTCTGCGACCTGTTTTTTTAAGAATGGTAGTGGGGCCACGGTCGCCGCGCGGGGCGCAGGCCAATCAGTAGCAACAACTTTGACAGATGAACCGCTAGTGCCCTAACGGTTTTGTCGTGCCGACATTAGAGATTGCGGACTGGGGGTGCACGGCTTGTTTGACGAGCAGCGCAATACATGAAACGACTCCGGCGACCGCAACCACCGCGAAGATGCCGCCAAACGTAAAGTGCCGCCGCGTCAGTTCGGCGACCAAGAACGATCCGGCGATTCCGCCGAACCGGCCGATGCCGAGCATCCACGCGACGCCGGTGCCTCGCCCCTGGGTCGGGTAGAACGCGGCGGCCAACGCCGGCAGCGACGACTGCGCCGTATTCATGAGCACGCCCGCAACGAATACGATAATAACCAACCAACCGAGGTTTCCGACGGCTTGGCCAATTCCAAACACGTTGATCGCGGTCAACGCAAAGCATGCTGCGATGACCCGATTCGGATTGAATCGGTCCATCAAGAGGCCGCAAACCACTGCACCTACGCCTCCGAGCGGAAACAGCGCCGAAATCAGCGTGGCGTGCTGAGGACTCAAGCCCGCTTCCTTGAGCAGGACGGGCATCCAGTTGATCGACGCATAAAAGATGACGAGCCCCATAAAGTAAGCAAGCCAAAGCATGATCGAGCCGACGATGTAGGCGCGGGAAAGCACAACCCGAATGCCGCCCTCCCCGGCAGCAGCCGGCGCTTGCTCCGTCATGAAGAACGATCCCGCGCCGGCTGCACTACTGGCAATTCGGCTCAGGGTGGCACGTATCTTTTCGACCGGATACCCATTTGCCACCATATAGCGGACCGACTCCGGGAGCGTGATCAGCAGCAGAACCGAGAGCAACAGAGGGGCGCTGCCGCCTAGAAGAAGGACGCTGCGCCATCCGAATTGCGGAATCATCCACGCCGCGAGAAAACCGCCAAAAGCCGCGCCAAGAGGAAAACCGCAAAACATAAGGTTGGTCAACGTCGCCCGCCAGTGATCCGGACAATACTCGCTCATCATTGTTACCGCGTTTGGCATCGCCGCTCCCAGTCCGAGCCCAGTGACAAAGCGCAGTGCCGTCAGTTGGACAAGACTGGCCGAGAAGGCGGAGGAAAAACACGCGATACCAAAGATCAGGACCGAGATGATGAGCAGCACGCGCCTTCCCAATCGGTCCGAAAGCGGACCAGCCAGGAGCGCCCCGAACGCGAGTCCGAACAATGCCGCGCTCAGAACCGGCGCGAGTGCCGGTTTGCTGATGTTCCATTCGGTTGTCAGCGACGGGGCGATGAACCCGATTGCGGCCGTATCGAACCCGTCCAGCAAGACGATAACGAAGCACATTGCAAAAATGAGCCACTGAAACCCGGAGAACGGGTGCTCATTGATGAATGTCTGAACATTGACAGTTGGGCTTTTGCTCACCATTTCCACCTTTCAGCTTTTTAGCGCCGCTCGGGCGACTCCGCTACGTGCGTCGTGGATACATGCATGCGAACGCTCGCACTCAATCGATCGGAAGCCCGACATAATTCTCAGCAAGGGCCGTCGCTCCGGCACGTGAGCTGGTCACGTAATCCAGTTCGGTCGACTGCAGGCGCTGCTGGAACTCGTCGGACCCGGGAAACGTGTGCAGCATGGAAGTCATCCACCAGGAAAAGCGGGTCGCTTTCCATACGCGCCGCAGGGCAGTCGCGGAGTATTGTTCAAGCAGATCGCTGCGGTTGGATTTGTAGTAAGCGATGATGGCCCGAGCGAGAATCTGTGCATCGCTGGCAGCAAGGTTGAGCCCCTTGGCCCCGGTGGGCGGCACCACGTGCGCTGAGTCGCCAGCGAGAAATAGGCGGCCATAATGCATCGGCTCGACGACAAGGCTGCGCATGCGAATCACCGACTTGCTGAAGATCGGCCCTTCCTTGGGCGCCCAGCCGTCCTTAGTCTCCAGCCGGGCCCGAAACTCGGTCCAGATGCGTTCGTCGGACCAGTGGTCGGTCTTCTCGTCGGGCGAGCACTGAAGGTACATACGCTGGACATCCGGCGAGCGCGTGCTCACCAGCACGAAGCCGCGCTTGTGCATGCAGTAAATCAACTCATCAGACGAGGGCGGCGCCTTGCATAGGATTCCGAACCAACCAAACGGATAAAGGCGTTCGTAGACGTTCAGCTCACCGGGGGGAATGGACGGCCGGCAAATCCCCTGCGTCCCATCACAGCCGGCGATAAAATCGCAGGTGATTTCATCGACTTGGCCTTCTTTGTTGCGGCAGCGGATTTTGGGCGCGGCGCTGTCCAGATCATAGACGCTAACATCCCTGGTCTCAAAGCGGATATCGCCGCCGGTCGCCAGCCGTGCCTTGATGAGGTCCTTGTTTACGTCGTGCTGGGCATAGATCATGACCGACTTGCCGCCCGTGAGCGACGGAAAGTCGATGCGCTCGTCCCGGCCATTAAAGCGGAGGATGATCCCCTTGTGACGAAAACCTTCTTTCATCATCCGATCGCCGGCGCCGATCTCGTTCATAAGATCGACCGTGCCCTGTTCAAGCACGCCCGCCCTGATGATGGCTTCGATGTCGTCACGGCTGCGTCTTTCGAGAACCACCGACTCGATGCCTTGGAGGTGCAGGATGTGAGACAACAAGAGGCCAGCCGGCCCGGCACCGACAATTCCGACTTGAGTACGCACGATTCGTCAGCCTTTTTCCTGCATCGAGAGTTCGAGTTCCTTCAGCACCTCCTCGGCGCAATGGTACGCAGCGTTGGCCGCCGGGAGCCCGCAGTAAATCGCCGAATGCAGAAAGAGCTCCTTGAGCTCCGGCACGCTCACGCCGTTGCGGATCGCCGCTTTGACGTGCATTCGAAACTCTGCCTCACGGTTGAGCGCGGTTAAGAGCGCCAGCGTGATCAGGCTGCGAACCCGCAACGATAGCTCCGGGCGCGTCCAGATTTCACCCCAGGCATATCGGGTGATAAAATCCTGGAACGCCTCATTGAACTCGGTCAGACGCGCTTGAGTACGATCGACGTGCTCGTCCCCCAGCACGGTACGCCTCATCTTTTCTCCCAGAGCATGCCGTTCAGCTTCGTTCATGGTCGCAAGTTGATTCAGGTTGTCAAAAATCTGTCGAGGTGCTCAGTGAATTCTGCGGCTGCCTCGGTGCAGCACAAATGCGCTGACTCAAGGACAAGCAGTCGTGAACCCTGGATTTTTCGGTTTAAAAATTGCGCGGCAGCCAAAGTCGTGGCCTGGTCTTCGGTCCCGGCGATAATTAAAGTCGGCGCCTTTATCCGCTCTACGTCCTCGCGAAGATCCGCGTCCCGGATCGCCTGACAACAACCGATATACCCTTCCGGAGAGGTTTGCCTCAAAGCCTCCGCTAAGAAGGCGACAGTCGAAGGGTGCATCCCGCGGAAACGGTTAGTGAACCAACCCTCCAACACCTCATCAACCACCGCCGGCATCCCCGCGTTCGCTACCTCCTGAATGCGCCGGTCATATTTTGCATGGGTTCCGATTTTTGCTGCAGTATTGCTCAGGACCAGTTTTCCGGTGCGTTCAGGGTAGTAAACGGCCAGGTATTGACCGACCAGGCCGCCCATCGAAACTCCGCAAAAATGCGCTCTGGCAACGCCCAGTTCGTCGAGTAAGGCCACCACATCCGAAGCCAGCATGGAAATCGTGTAAGGGCCATGATTGGCCGATGATTGGCCATGCCCACGGGAATCGTACCGCAAAATCCGGAACGACCTTTGCAGCACTTCCACCTGACGGTCCCAAAGCGCCAGGTTCGTTCCCAAGGCGTGTGAAAACACCAACACAGGGTAGTCGGGCGGCCCGGCGAGTTCGTAGTAAATTGATGTGTCTTTTTTCAAAATCATCCGGGCGCCCGGGTTCAGCCGCGCCGCTGGGCTAACACGCGATTGATCAGTTCATCGGTCAGCTCCTCTCCCTGCTCTGGGGAGAAGAGGCGATCGAGCCCGCCGGAGGCCAGCAGGTTTACTACAACGGGATCTTCTTCCAGCACCTTGCGAAGATGCAAGCCGGTTTGCCGGGTTTTTTGGCTGGCGCGTGTAACCAGCCCGTGAGCCGCCGATTTGCTCATGGATTTTGCCAGCTCGATGGAGATATTTTCAGCAAAGATCAATCCGTTGGTTAAGTCGATATTCGCGCGCATGCGTTCCGGGTGGATTTGGAGTCCGGAAACGAGTTCCAGCGCGTGAGCCGCGGATCCTCCCACTGCGCGGATGATCTCCGGAAACAGAACCCACTCCGCGTGCCACCCGCCGGGGGATCGCTCATGCTCGTGCACCATGGACGTCAGTAGCGCCCCCGCCAGGGCCGGTATCCGCTTCGCATTCGCCAGGATTTTGGTTGGCGCGATCGGGTTCTGCTTATGGGGAAGGGTCGAAGAACCGCCGCCGCCTGACCCGAGGTCCTCGGCCACTTCGGCAACTTCAGTTTGCATCAGCAGAACGACGTCTTGGGCGATCTTCGCCAACGCGGCTCCGGCGAGCGCCAGGTCCATACCGAGCCGGCCGATGCGATCGCGCTGGGTATGCCAGGGAACTTCCGGCGCTGTCAGGTCAAGTTTGCGAGCCAGCGCCTCCAGGATCTCCAATCCTTTCGGACCACTGGCAGCAAGACTGCCAACCGCGCCCCCGAATTGAACAGCCAGGCTTGTTGCCGCACCCTGCTGCAGCATTCTGCGGCAACGAGCGATCCCGTCCAGCCAACCGGCAGCTTTGAGGCCAAACGAGATGGGCCGCGCGTGCTGCAACAATGTCCGGCCCGGCAAAAACGTCCGGCGCTGCTGTTCGATCAAACTGATAAGGCGTTCCTCGATGCTTAGCAGGTCGGCAATTACCAATTCCACAGCCCTTTTCGTACACAGCATCAACCCGGTGTCGATGACATCCTGGCTGGTCGCTCCGAGGTGCACGTATTTTGCCGCGTCGGGATCCGTTGCCGCTACGCGTTTCCCGATTGCTTTTACCAACGGAATCGCGGGATTCCCATCCCGCTCGGCGGAGCGCAGGAGGTCCTCGACATCAACGAATTGCAGCGAACAACAGTCTGCAATGACGGATGCGGCCTTTTCGGGGACCAATCCCAGATCGGCTTGCGTTGCGGCCAACGCCGACTCAAACCTCAACATGGCTTCGATCAGAGCCTGATCCGAGAGCAGCGCCTCGATTTCCGGCGAGGTGAATAAGCTGTCAAACATGCTTACCGGCTTTCTGAACGGGCCGTCAAAGGTCGAAGAAGACCGTTTCGTTTTCTCCCTGCAGGAAGATGTTCCACTCGTAACGGTGCGGTTGAGCCGGGTCGGCTTTGGCCAGCAGCGAGTCGCGACGGCGAGGCTCGATGGAACGAAGCACGGGATCTTCGCCATTTCCGGGTTCGTCGCTAAAGTAAATGCGTGTAATCAAGCGATAGAGTAGCCCACGCATGAAAATTGAAACCAGAATGTGGGGCGCCTGGCGCGCAGACGTCTCTGCCTGGACCGCGCCCGGCTTGATGGTCCGAACGCGGAACCGGCCGGCCTCGTTGGTCGGTACCCGACCAAAGCCAAAAGAATCTTCGAACGGCTTCTTTTGAGGTTGATCCATATACCGGCCGAAGCTATCCGCCTGCCATAATTCAAGAACCGCGTCCGGCACAGGGGTAAGATCCGCGTCAAAAACGGTTCCGGCGATTTCGATGACTTGACCCGGAATATCCGGCTTCGTCAAATCATCCCGATAAATAGCTTCCAGGCCGATTTTGAAGTATGGCCCGACCGTCTGATAAGTGGTCACAGAGAGAATCTGTGGAACTGCTTCTCCGAGCGACTCATGATTCTTTTGGTCGGTCATGGCTTGTGCTCCATCGGAGTTTCCTGACGGCCGCGCAGCACGATATCGAACCGGTAGCCGAGGGCGTATTCCGGGACGGTCGTTTCCCAGTCGAACAAGGCGATCAGCCGTTCCCGCGCCGTCTGGCTTCTGACGCTGTTGAATATGGGATCGAACGGCAGGAGCGGGTCGCCAGGAAAATACATCTGGGTGATCAAGCGCGTCGCAAACGCCGGCCCGAAAACCGAGAAATGGATATGCGCTGGACGCCATGCATTGTGATGGTTGCGCCATGGGTATTCGCCCGGACGAATGGTTTCGAACGCAAAGCGTCCTTCCGTGTCAGTAACCAGCGACGCGCAGCCGATGAAGTTAGGGTCGAGCGGGGCATTATGCTGATCGCGGGCGTGAAGGTAACGACCGGCAGCGTTGGCCTGCCAGATCTCCACGAAAGTCCCGGCAACGGCCCGGCCATCTTCGTCCAGAACCCGTCCGCTGACCAGGATCCGTTCGCCGAGAGCCTGCCCGTGCGGGCCTTTGGTCAGGTCAACGGGCCGGATACTTTCCGGCGGCGCGAAGATGGGACCGGTAAGTTCCGAGATTGTTTGCGGCAGATGGACCAGGGGCTGGCGAGGTGATCGCTTAACGGAGGAGACGTAGGAAGGGCAAAGATTAGGCGGCAGAACACCGTCCTGAAAATGTCGATAAAGCGGGCGGGTTGGGGGCGAATCGAAGACATTCATAAGAGGCTCAGTGGCGCACGTCTGTACGATTATCGCACTAATGTGCGGTTATTGAATTAAAACTTGCGGTTCCTCCTTGTCAAGACGCTCCGCGACAAAACCTGCTCGTCAGGAACCGCTGGTGGAATACCTTAAGCGGCAATGATGTGAAACCCGGCGGCAACGAGGTGGATTTTCCTGGGCATCTCACCCATCCTCTCAGGCCCAACGGGCCTGCAGAACTTAGCCGAGGGCTTACCCCACTGCCATTTAGTTAAGGGCCGGTGGATGGGGGCGCTTTCGTCCCGGGATCAGGGACGCTTGCTCGTAGCCAGGGCCTTCAGGCCCGCGAAGGGCCTTTCTTGAGCTTTAACCAATGTGCTCATCGAACAATCCAAGGAAAAATGACCCTGATCGTACCGATCAAGTCTCAATCATACCCTTGCGATGTCCATCAAGGTAAAACTTTGTCCTAGGCCCAACGGGCCGGCAGAACATAGCCCAGGGTTTACCCTGGGAAACCGTCAAATTACGATCGAGCCCTGAAAGGGCGGCAGAACCCGCGAGCGACGCCTTCTGCCGCCCCTTCAGCAAACCCAACCCGGCGGGGCGGGCGTTTGTCAGGACGGGCGTACAGGCGCGACGCCTTAGGAGGGCTACTCGGAATTTTACGGTTACCCAGGGTAAACCCTGGGCTATGTTCTGCCGGCCCTTCGGGGCTGAAAGGCGGTCGAAATTCCCTTAAGGCACCTGTCTAAATTGGTGTAAGACCCGTTCGACAGACTGCGCAGCATCCTCCGGCGCCCCCATCCGCCGACCTTTAACTAAATGGCAGTGGGGCTTACCCTGGGAACGCACCCCTCCACACGATCGAGCCCTCCTAAGGCGTCACGTCCGTACGCCCACCTTGACAAACGCCCGCCCCGCCGGGTTGGGTTTGCTGAAGGGGCGGCGCAAGCCGCCGCTCGCTGGTTCTGCCGGCCCGATGGGCCTAAGACCGATTCAACGACGTACGGAGCATTATCCGGCGCTGGTGCCCCATGGGCCGACATTCTACCGAACTAACGGTCCGAATGGTATAAGGCGGGTGTATTGAAGTTTAACAGATTGACCTGCGGACCGCGGGGTCCATGCGTAACGGCTCGTAAGCATCCTGCTTGTATTTCTCAGCCGGCAGCCATTATGATTCCGGAAATCCCCCAATGACAAGAATGAGGCCGATTGTCTACGTTCTGAACGGACCAAATTTGAATCTCCTCGGCAGCCGGCAGCCCGAAATCTATGGCCGCGAGACACTGGCGGACGTAGAGGCCGCGTGCCGGCGTATAGGCGCCGATCTGGGCCTGGAGATCGAGTTTCGCCAGACCAATGCCGAGTTCCAGCTCATCGACTGGATCCACGAGTCGCGCAAGCGCGCCGCCGGAATCGTAATTAATCCTGCCGCCTTAACTCATACCTCGGTCGCCGTATTGGATGCGCTGAACGCGTGCGAATGCCCTATCCTTGAGGTGCATATCTCTAACATCCATAAGCGCGAAGAATTCCGCCATCACTCCTTCGTTTCGCAAGTAGCTACAGGCGTGATCTGCGGGTTCGGCACGCAGGGTTATTTTCTTGCGATACAGCATCTCGCCCGGCTGCTCGGAAGCCCGCGCGCAGAGACCGTTCAGACCCAGAGCGCGTTCCTCGTCGGCCTCATCGGCGCCGGTATCCAGGCCTCACTCACTCCTGCGATGCACGAGCGCGAGGGTGCTGCGCAGGGCCTGCGCTACATTTACCGATTGATCGACCTTCAAACCCTGGGCCTTGGCGTCGAGGCACTAGCCGGACTCATAACTGCAGCTGGACAGATGGGCTTCACCGGACTCAACATTACCCATCCGTGCAAGCAGGCGGTGATACCCCTGCTTGACGATCTGTCGGATGACGCCCGCTCGCTCGGAGCCGTTAACACGGTCGTGTTCGAGGACGGCAAGCGGGTGGGCCACAATACGGATTGGTTCGGCTTCGCCGAGAATTTCCGGCGCGGCCTGCCTGATGCCCGTCGCGATCACGTGGTGCAACTCGGCGCGGGAGGTGCGGGTTCTGCCGTCGCGCATGCGGCGCTGACGTGCGGCGTCAAGAAGTTGACCATCGTCGACACGGTAGCCGAGCGTGCCGAAGCAGTAGCAGCAGGCCGTGCGGCGCGTTTCGGCCCGGATCGTGTATCCGTCGCCGACCCTGCCGAGATTGCCGCAGCTTTGGCGACCGCGGATGGGCTGATAAACACGACCCCAATCGGCATGGCGAAGTACCCCGGTCTGCCCCTGTCTGCGGCTCTGCTGCGCCCGGAACTCTGGGTTGCCGAGATCATTTATTTCCCCATCGAGACTGACCTGCTGCGGGCCGCGCGCGCGTTGGGCTGCCGCACGCTGGATGGCGGCGGCATGGCGGTCTTTCAGGCCGCCGAGGCTTTCCGCCTCTTCACCGGTATCGAACCGGATGCCCAAAGGATGCTGCAGCACTTCGCCGCCTTGTGTGCAAAGTGATTTCTGCTTCCATAATGTAAAGAGAAAGATCTTTTATGGATATTGCCAACCAACCCGCCACGCCGGCGGACCCGGCTGTCGGCAGCCAACGGCGGACGCGCGTTCGCTTTGGTATACTTACGCTCATCTCCGTGGGCACCATGATCAACTATCTGGATCGAACGGTGTTGGGTATAGCCAGCCCGAGTCTGGTGAAGGAGCTAGCCCTCAATCCTGTGGTGATGGGCCTCGTATTCTCGGCGTTCGCATGGACCTACGCTGCCGCGCAACTCCCGGGCGGCGTGTTCCTGGATCGTTTTGGAGCGAGGCTGACCTACTTCCTGTCGGTCACCTTCTGGTCGCTGTTCACCCTTTTGCAGAGTACCGTAACCAACCTCTACGTTCTCCTGTTCTATCGCTTTGGGCTTGGCGTCTCGGAAGCACCCTGCTTTCCCACCAACAGCCGGATCGTGGGCATCTGGTTCCCGCGGCAGGAGCGCGCTCGCGCCACGGGCATCTACACCGTTGGTGAGTATCTCGGCCTCGCGTTCTTCGGGCCGTCGTTGTTCTGGATCACGGGCACTTTCGGCTGGCGCGCGATGTTTGTCATCGTGGGAGTGGTAGGAATCCTGTTCGGCCTTGTCTGGTGGTTCATCTACCATGAGCCTGACGAGAGCCGCGCGGTGAACCAGGCAGAGCTCGATTACATTGCTGCCGGAGGTGGTTTGGCGCATCCGGGCGCAGTCAAGGTACCGTTTTCCTGGGCGAGTGTCGGCAAGCTGCTTAGCTATCGCCAGATATGGGGCGCCTCCATTGGGCAGTTTGCCGGCAACGCCACTTTGGTGTTCTTCCTGACTTGGTTCCCGACTTACCTCGCGACGGAGCGGCACATGGCCTTTGTGAAGGCGGGCTTCTTCGCGGTGCTGCCGTTTCTTGCCGCCGCGATCGGAGTGATGTTCGGAGGTTGGCTCTCCGACAACCTGCTGAAGCGCACGGGTTCGGCCAACATCGCTCGCAAGCTCCCGATCATCCTCGGTCTGCTGTTAGCGTGCACGATTGTTTCCGCGAATTGCATCGCCAATGACTCCATCGTGGTAGCTATCCTGTCTGTGGCATTCTTCGGCCAGGGAATGGTCGGCCTGGGATGGGCCGTCATCTCGGACATCGCCCCGAAGAAATTGATGGGTTTGACGGGTGGGCTGTTCAACTTCGCAACGAACCTGTCCGGCATAATCACTCCGCTGGTTATCGGCTACATCATCAGTGCCACTGGATCGTTCGTCGGAGCGCTGATTTTTGTGGGTGCGGTTGCGCTGTTAGGGGCGTGCTCCTATATTTTTATTCTCGGCGACGTCCGCCGCATCGAACTGGAGGGTGAAGGCTCAGAAGGGGAAGCCCCCGGGACGATGGATAGCGGATCATCAACCGCCCGGAGGACGTGACAGGCGCGGTCACCGCTGTCGTGGAGGGGACCACGGGTGATCGTTTGCGCGGGAGCACGTTGCGGATCCAGGCCGGCTTGCATCGTCCCTCAGCCGGTGCGAGCCGACCCCCGGCGTATCATGGAATCAGCCAAAGCGCCGCCGCATAGATCAGGAGCGACACGACGAATGTGATCGCCGTGTAGCCCATGACGCGCTGGATACGAATGCCCGCAATCGCAACGACGGGCACAGCCCAGAAGGGTTGCAGCATGTTGGACACGTTTTCCGCCACCGCCACACCCATGGCGGTGCGCGGAATCGAAGCGTGCAGGCTGAGCGCGGCCGGAAGAACGAAAGGTCCCTGGACGGCCCAGTGCCCGCCCGCGCTGGGAATGAGCAGCGTGATGATGAGCGAGCTCAGGTAGCTCCACACGGGGAGTGTGGACGGCGTGGCAACCGCCACAAACGTCTTGGCGATCACCGACGCCAGCCCGGTCCCCGTCATGATGCCCATGATTCCACCGTACACCGGATATTGCAGCAGCATCGACCCGGTTTGGCGCGCGGCTTTGCGAATCGCTCCGGCATAGGCGATCGGCATGCGCTGGAGCGCCAGCCCTACCAGCAGGAAAATCAGGATCGTCGTGTTGATGTCCAGCTCGAAACCCTTGTTGTACCAGGTCATTGCGAGATAGCCAACGCCCAGTGCGAGCAGGACAAGCGTGCCGATGATCGACCGTTCGGCACGGGACGCGAAGGAAGACGGGGACGCACTCGGCGCATGGGAATCGACCTCGACCTCCTCGGCCTCTGTCTTCGGTTCCTTAAAGGCGACGACGAGTTCGGGTTTCGGATGCATCCAAATGAAAATGGCGGTCATGACGACGACCACCAGCACCGTCGGGATGAAGACGAACGGGGCGAAAACTGTCTCGCTCAATGGAATCACCTGGCCGGTGGCCTTTTCCACGAGGTTCAGCGCATTGCCGTGCGACGCCTGCGACAGCGCGA from Verrucomicrobiota bacterium harbors:
- a CDS encoding MFS transporter, whose protein sequence is MSKSPTVNVQTFINEHPFSGFQWLIFAMCFVIVLLDGFDTAAIGFIAPSLTTEWNISKPALAPVLSAALFGLAFGALLAGPLSDRLGRRVLLIISVLIFGIACFSSAFSASLVQLTALRFVTGLGLGAAMPNAVTMMSEYCPDHWRATLTNLMFCGFPLGAAFGGFLAAWMIPQFGWRSVLLLGGSAPLLLSVLLLITLPESVRYMVANGYPVEKIRATLSRIASSAAGAGSFFMTEQAPAAAGEGGIRVVLSRAYIVGSIMLWLAYFMGLVIFYASINWMPVLLKEAGLSPQHATLISALFPLGGVGAVVCGLLMDRFNPNRVIAACFALTAINVFGIGQAVGNLGWLVIIVFVAGVLMNTAQSSLPALAAAFYPTQGRGTGVAWMLGIGRFGGIAGSFLVAELTRRHFTFGGIFAVVAVAGVVSCIALLVKQAVHPQSAISNVGTTKPLGH
- a CDS encoding 4-hydroxybenzoate 3-monooxygenase, which gives rise to MRTQVGIVGAGPAGLLLSHILHLQGIESVVLERRSRDDIEAIIRAGVLEQGTVDLMNEIGAGDRMMKEGFRHKGIILRFNGRDERIDFPSLTGGKSVMIYAQHDVNKDLIKARLATGGDIRFETRDVSVYDLDSAAPKIRCRNKEGQVDEITCDFIAGCDGTQGICRPSIPPGELNVYERLYPFGWFGILCKAPPSSDELIYCMHKRGFVLVSTRSPDVQRMYLQCSPDEKTDHWSDERIWTEFRARLETKDGWAPKEGPIFSKSVIRMRSLVVEPMHYGRLFLAGDSAHVVPPTGAKGLNLAASDAQILARAIIAYYKSNRSDLLEQYSATALRRVWKATRFSWWMTSMLHTFPGSDEFQQRLQSTELDYVTSSRAGATALAENYVGLPID
- the pcaC gene encoding 4-carboxymuconolactone decarboxylase, whose translation is MNEAERHALGEKMRRTVLGDEHVDRTQARLTEFNEAFQDFITRYAWGEIWTRPELSLRVRSLITLALLTALNREAEFRMHVKAAIRNGVSVPELKELFLHSAIYCGLPAANAAYHCAEEVLKELELSMQEKG
- the pcaD gene encoding 3-oxoadipate enol-lactonase, coding for MILKKDTSIYYELAGPPDYPVLVFSHALGTNLALWDRQVEVLQRSFRILRYDSRGHGQSSANHGPYTISMLASDVVALLDELGVARAHFCGVSMGGLVGQYLAVYYPERTGKLVLSNTAAKIGTHAKYDRRIQEVANAGMPAVVDEVLEGWFTNRFRGMHPSTVAFLAEALRQTSPEGYIGCCQAIRDADLREDVERIKAPTLIIAGTEDQATTLAAAQFLNRKIQGSRLLVLESAHLCCTEAAAEFTEHLDRFLTT
- the pcaB gene encoding 3-carboxy-cis,cis-muconate cycloisomerase yields the protein MFDSLFTSPEIEALLSDQALIEAMLRFESALAATQADLGLVPEKAASVIADCCSLQFVDVEDLLRSAERDGNPAIPLVKAIGKRVAATDPDAAKYVHLGATSQDVIDTGLMLCTKRAVELVIADLLSIEERLISLIEQQRRTFLPGRTLLQHARPISFGLKAAGWLDGIARCRRMLQQGAATSLAVQFGGAVGSLAASGPKGLEILEALARKLDLTAPEVPWHTQRDRIGRLGMDLALAGAALAKIAQDVVLLMQTEVAEVAEDLGSGGGGSSTLPHKQNPIAPTKILANAKRIPALAGALLTSMVHEHERSPGGWHAEWVLFPEIIRAVGGSAAHALELVSGLQIHPERMRANIDLTNGLIFAENISIELAKSMSKSAAHGLVTRASQKTRQTGLHLRKVLEEDPVVVNLLASGGLDRLFSPEQGEELTDELINRVLAQRRG
- the pcaG gene encoding protocatechuate 3,4-dioxygenase subunit alpha, translating into MTDQKNHESLGEAVPQILSVTTYQTVGPYFKIGLEAIYRDDLTKPDIPGQVIEIAGTVFDADLTPVPDAVLELWQADSFGRYMDQPQKKPFEDSFGFGRVPTNEAGRFRVRTIKPGAVQAETSARQAPHILVSIFMRGLLYRLITRIYFSDEPGNGEDPVLRSIEPRRRDSLLAKADPAQPHRYEWNIFLQGENETVFFDL
- the pcaH gene encoding protocatechuate 3,4-dioxygenase subunit beta produces the protein MNVFDSPPTRPLYRHFQDGVLPPNLCPSYVSSVKRSPRQPLVHLPQTISELTGPIFAPPESIRPVDLTKGPHGQALGERILVSGRVLDEDGRAVAGTFVEIWQANAAGRYLHARDQHNAPLDPNFIGCASLVTDTEGRFAFETIRPGEYPWRNHHNAWRPAHIHFSVFGPAFATRLITQMYFPGDPLLPFDPIFNSVRSQTARERLIALFDWETTVPEYALGYRFDIVLRGRQETPMEHKP
- a CDS encoding shikimate dehydrogenase is translated as MRPIVYVLNGPNLNLLGSRQPEIYGRETLADVEAACRRIGADLGLEIEFRQTNAEFQLIDWIHESRKRAAGIVINPAALTHTSVAVLDALNACECPILEVHISNIHKREEFRHHSFVSQVATGVICGFGTQGYFLAIQHLARLLGSPRAETVQTQSAFLVGLIGAGIQASLTPAMHEREGAAQGLRYIYRLIDLQTLGLGVEALAGLITAAGQMGFTGLNITHPCKQAVIPLLDDLSDDARSLGAVNTVVFEDGKRVGHNTDWFGFAENFRRGLPDARRDHVVQLGAGGAGSAVAHAALTCGVKKLTIVDTVAERAEAVAAGRAARFGPDRVSVADPAEIAAALATADGLINTTPIGMAKYPGLPLSAALLRPELWVAEIIYFPIETDLLRAARALGCRTLDGGGMAVFQAAEAFRLFTGIEPDAQRMLQHFAALCAK
- a CDS encoding MFS transporter, which translates into the protein MDIANQPATPADPAVGSQRRTRVRFGILTLISVGTMINYLDRTVLGIASPSLVKELALNPVVMGLVFSAFAWTYAAAQLPGGVFLDRFGARLTYFLSVTFWSLFTLLQSTVTNLYVLLFYRFGLGVSEAPCFPTNSRIVGIWFPRQERARATGIYTVGEYLGLAFFGPSLFWITGTFGWRAMFVIVGVVGILFGLVWWFIYHEPDESRAVNQAELDYIAAGGGLAHPGAVKVPFSWASVGKLLSYRQIWGASIGQFAGNATLVFFLTWFPTYLATERHMAFVKAGFFAVLPFLAAAIGVMFGGWLSDNLLKRTGSANIARKLPIILGLLLACTIVSANCIANDSIVVAILSVAFFGQGMVGLGWAVISDIAPKKLMGLTGGLFNFATNLSGIITPLVIGYIISATGSFVGALIFVGAVALLGACSYIFILGDVRRIELEGEGSEGEAPGTMDSGSSTARRT
- a CDS encoding TIGR00366 family protein translates to MRKRDIDSADTDDTAHRRGVVAGLVYMFEQVMPDPFVLSIGLTLFVSLLAVAFAPRDSLPAILTSWYDGTFNILGFALQMILILATGYAIADAPVVQRGLRAMAAGVPTPARAALLVFPIVAIAAWLNWGLGLIVGALLSREIAKRVKVDFAWLVAGSYSAWSVCNSGLSSSIALSQASHGNALNLVEKATGQVIPLSETVFAPFVFIPTVLVVVVMTAIFIWMHPKPELVVAFKEPKTEAEEVEVDSHAPSASPSSFASRAERSIIGTLVLLALGVGYLAMTWYNKGFELDINTTILIFLLVGLALQRMPIAYAGAIRKAARQTGSMLLQYPVYGGIMGIMTGTGLASVIAKTFVAVATPSTLPVWSYLSSLIITLLIPSAGGHWAVQGPFVLPAALSLHASIPRTAMGVAVAENVSNMLQPFWAVPVVAIAGIRIQRVMGYTAITFVVSLLIYAAALWLIP